Proteins from a single region of Acidianus ambivalens:
- the ilvD gene encoding dihydroxy-acid dehydratase, translated as MIQKIRSEKVYGGYEKAPNRAFLRAMGLNDDDISKPLIGIAAAWNEAGPCNIHVLALANVAKEGVREAGGTPRIFTTPVVIDGIAMGSEGMKYSLVSREVIADTVELTVNAHGYDGFVALGGCDKTGPGLMMAMARLNIPSIYMYGGTTLPGNYKGKPIAIGDVYEAVGAYSAGKLSAEDLRIMELNAIPGPGTCGGLYTANTMGMISEALGVALPGSASPPAVDAERVRFAKETGKALLHLMEIGLKPRDIMTFEAFENAITVLMASGGSTNAVLHLLAIAHEADVNLTLDDFDRISKKVPEIVNMKPGGEYVMADLHKVGGVPLILKKLLDAGLLHGDVITVTGKTMEQNLKEYKIPDVPHSHIVRDVKNPYSPTGGIRILKGNLATEGAVIKASASKVKYHRGPARVFNSEEEAFRAVLNGQIKEKEVVIIRYEGPKGGPGMREMLAVTSAIVGQGLGESVALVTDGRFSGATRGIMVGHVAPEAAVGGTIAVVEDGDIITIDVDNGKLNVELSDKEIKERLENWKPPEPKYKTGLLAQYARLVSSSSKGAVLLG; from the coding sequence ATGATTCAAAAAATTCGATCAGAAAAGGTTTATGGTGGTTATGAAAAAGCTCCGAACAGAGCATTTCTAAGAGCAATGGGATTAAATGACGATGATATCTCAAAACCTCTAATAGGCATAGCTGCCGCATGGAATGAAGCAGGTCCTTGTAATATTCACGTATTGGCCTTAGCTAATGTAGCGAAAGAAGGAGTAAGAGAAGCAGGTGGAACTCCTAGAATTTTTACTACTCCAGTTGTAATAGATGGAATAGCGATGGGAAGTGAAGGAATGAAATACTCATTAGTTAGTAGAGAAGTTATTGCAGACACTGTGGAATTGACAGTAAACGCTCACGGATATGATGGCTTTGTTGCATTAGGCGGATGCGATAAAACTGGGCCAGGCCTAATGATGGCAATGGCTAGGTTAAATATACCATCAATCTACATGTACGGCGGAACAACCTTGCCGGGCAATTATAAAGGAAAACCAATTGCAATAGGAGATGTATATGAGGCAGTAGGCGCTTATTCTGCTGGAAAATTATCTGCAGAAGATTTGAGAATTATGGAATTAAACGCCATACCAGGGCCTGGAACTTGCGGAGGATTATATACCGCAAATACTATGGGAATGATATCAGAAGCTTTAGGAGTAGCTTTACCAGGTAGTGCATCTCCACCAGCAGTGGATGCAGAGAGAGTTAGATTTGCAAAAGAAACTGGTAAAGCTTTACTTCATTTAATGGAAATAGGATTAAAACCTAGAGATATAATGACATTTGAGGCATTTGAAAACGCAATAACTGTACTCATGGCTTCAGGCGGTTCTACTAATGCAGTATTACATTTACTAGCAATAGCGCATGAAGCCGATGTTAATTTAACTTTAGACGATTTTGATAGGATAAGTAAGAAAGTGCCTGAAATAGTAAACATGAAGCCTGGAGGAGAGTATGTAATGGCAGATTTGCATAAAGTTGGCGGAGTACCATTAATATTAAAGAAACTACTCGATGCAGGTCTACTTCATGGAGATGTAATTACTGTAACTGGAAAGACAATGGAACAGAATTTAAAAGAATACAAAATACCAGACGTACCTCATTCTCATATTGTAAGAGATGTAAAAAATCCTTATAGCCCCACCGGAGGGATAAGAATATTAAAAGGTAATTTAGCTACAGAAGGAGCAGTAATTAAAGCTTCGGCAAGTAAAGTTAAATATCATAGAGGACCTGCAAGGGTATTTAACTCCGAAGAGGAAGCATTTAGGGCAGTACTTAATGGTCAAATCAAGGAGAAGGAAGTTGTAATAATAAGATATGAGGGTCCTAAAGGAGGACCAGGAATGAGAGAGATGTTAGCTGTTACTAGCGCTATAGTTGGTCAAGGATTAGGAGAAAGCGTAGCTTTAGTTACTGATGGAAGATTCTCCGGAGCTACCAGAGGTATAATGGTAGGTCATGTAGCTCCAGAAGCGGCAGTTGGAGGTACTATAGCTGTAGTAGAAGATGGAGATATTATAACGATAGATGTGGATAATGGAAAATTAAATGTTGAGCTAAGCGACAAGGAAATAAAGGAAAGATTAGAAAATTGGAAACCACCAGAACCTAAATATAAAACTGGATTACTTGCACAATATGCTAGATTAGTTTCATCCTCTTCTAAAGGGGCCGTTCTTTTAGGATAA
- a CDS encoding PadR family transcriptional regulator → MKYKEKPKMMVFRGLLQVIIAYLIYRYGDMYGYEIKRKLEEIHGKKLPHGLVYITLKRMVNSDILEIYEKDGKKYYKLSEGGKEFLDNHVKVLQKVRSIIDEIVNFMNSTH, encoded by the coding sequence ATGAAGTATAAGGAAAAACCGAAGATGATGGTATTTAGGGGTTTACTACAAGTTATAATTGCTTATCTTATTTACCGATATGGGGATATGTACGGTTACGAGATTAAAAGAAAACTTGAGGAGATTCATGGTAAAAAATTACCTCATGGTTTAGTTTATATTACTCTAAAAAGAATGGTTAATTCGGATATCCTAGAAATATATGAAAAAGATGGTAAAAAATATTATAAGCTCTCAGAGGGCGGTAAAGAGTTTTTAGATAATCACGTTAAAGTACTGCAAAAAGTTAGGAGTATAATAGATGAAATAGTGAATTTTATGAATTCTACTCATTAA
- a CDS encoding ArsR/SmtB family transcription factor, with protein MLYKLDEVIENKGWDTRKKILELLQSKEMTAYEISKILELNYSTVKYHLELLERVGLVTVKKDKRNRYLYKANNNIKILNLINK; from the coding sequence ATGTTATACAAATTAGATGAGGTAATAGAAAACAAAGGTTGGGATACTAGGAAAAAAATACTAGAGCTTTTACAATCGAAAGAAATGACTGCATACGAAATTTCTAAAATATTAGAATTAAATTATTCTACAGTAAAATATCACCTAGAATTATTAGAAAGAGTAGGCCTAGTAACTGTAAAAAAAGATAAAAGGAATAGATATCTTTATAAAGCAAATAATAATATAAAAATACTAAATTTGATAAATAAATAA
- a CDS encoding class I SAM-dependent methyltransferase, whose product MSEIFPGVFESDFYINEMIKLWDEGEKWAKWLDELAKKYNLERKVLDVPCGIGRVSYFLNKLGYEIVGVDISEKMIKMAKSNVPNGRFYRTDMRYLKDVLNGEKFDLVINIFNSLGYYSEEDDLEILKSIKEATNKIAVINLDNRDYIIYNKPEVYYTYVHPYLVEDHNYFDPYTSRLKIRRTYMNQKGEIIGSIEYTQRFYSLHEIVNLVKKAGFKILDVVTAYSWKKFEVTDPQITIIAGI is encoded by the coding sequence ATGAGCGAAATATTTCCAGGTGTATTCGAATCTGATTTTTATATAAATGAAATGATAAAATTATGGGACGAAGGAGAGAAATGGGCTAAATGGCTTGATGAGTTAGCTAAGAAATACAATCTTGAAAGAAAAGTACTTGACGTTCCATGCGGAATAGGCCGAGTTTCATATTTTCTTAACAAATTAGGATATGAAATTGTTGGAGTAGATATTTCAGAAAAAATGATAAAAATGGCAAAGAGTAACGTTCCCAATGGTAGATTTTATAGAACAGATATGAGATATTTGAAGGATGTACTTAATGGAGAAAAATTTGATTTAGTAATAAATATATTTAATAGCCTAGGATATTACTCAGAGGAAGATGATCTAGAGATACTTAAATCCATAAAAGAAGCTACAAATAAAATAGCAGTAATAAACCTAGATAATAGAGATTATATAATTTATAATAAACCAGAAGTTTACTATACTTATGTTCATCCTTATTTAGTAGAAGATCACAATTATTTTGATCCATACACTTCTAGATTAAAAATAAGGAGAACTTATATGAACCAAAAAGGGGAAATAATAGGCTCAATAGAATATACACAAAGATTCTATAGTTTACACGAAATAGTTAATTTAGTTAAGAAAGCCGGTTTTAAAATCTTAGATGTAGTTACTGCATACTCATGGAAGAAGTTCGAAGTTACTGACCCTCAGATAACAATAATAGCTGGAATATAA
- a CDS encoding nitrilase-related carbon-nitrogen hydrolase, producing the protein MDIELAQIRPKLGDVDYNLEKHLEIIQTSSADCIIFPELSLTGYVLRDLVYEVFKEAEKAVTKIVDNSKCAIFGTIKEVRPGILRNSAVISIEGSYDYIYKFYLPTYGLFEERRYFQPGDPLSDVKIFKYKGINIGVVICEDAWHPEPIEALALKGADAVFIPASSPMRRLEENLLIENNWESLIKAHSLMYGIWTAFVNAVGSQEEEYFWGGSMVSSPQGTIKVKAKKFEEDRIFTKIDLEEVRKARFFSSFRDHNRDFHRLLSNL; encoded by the coding sequence ATGGATATAGAACTTGCACAAATAAGACCTAAGTTAGGAGACGTTGACTATAATTTAGAAAAACACTTAGAAATTATACAAACATCCTCTGCTGACTGTATCATATTTCCTGAGTTGTCGCTAACTGGTTATGTACTTAGAGACCTTGTTTATGAAGTATTTAAAGAGGCCGAAAAAGCTGTTACTAAGATAGTTGATAATTCAAAATGCGCAATTTTTGGGACAATAAAGGAAGTTAGACCAGGTATTTTAAGAAATTCAGCGGTTATATCAATTGAAGGCAGTTATGATTATATTTACAAGTTTTACCTCCCTACATATGGCTTATTCGAAGAAAGAAGATATTTCCAGCCTGGAGATCCATTATCAGACGTTAAGATATTTAAATATAAAGGAATTAATATTGGTGTAGTTATTTGTGAAGATGCTTGGCACCCAGAACCTATAGAAGCACTTGCCTTAAAAGGAGCAGATGCAGTATTTATTCCTGCTTCCTCGCCTATGAGAAGATTAGAGGAGAACTTATTAATAGAAAATAATTGGGAATCGTTAATTAAAGCGCATTCTTTAATGTACGGAATATGGACAGCTTTTGTTAACGCAGTAGGAAGTCAAGAGGAAGAATATTTTTGGGGAGGCTCAATGGTTTCTTCTCCTCAAGGTACAATCAAAGTAAAAGCCAAAAAATTTGAAGAAGATAGAATATTTACAAAAATAGATTTAGAAGAAGTTAGAAAGGCTAGATTCTTTAGCAGTTTCAGAGACCATAATAGAGACTTTCATAGATTGCTCTCTAATCTTTAA
- the asd gene encoding aspartate-semialdehyde dehydrogenase, whose protein sequence is MRRILKAAILGSTGLVGIEYVRMLSQHPYIKPAYLAGKGSVGKPYGEVVRWQTIGQVPKEVADMEVKPTDPKLMDDVDIVFSPLPQGAAGPIEEQFAKEGFPVISNSPDHRFDPDVPMLIPELNSHTISLIDEQRKKRDWKGFIVTTPLCTAQGAAIPLAPIFMNFKMTGAYITTIQSLSGAGYPGIPSLDVVDNILPLGDKYDAKTIKEITRILSEVKRNVNDPPLEEVALDATTHRIATVHGHYEVSYVTFKEDVNVEKIRETLENFRGEPQDLKLPTAPEKPIIVRNEDTRPQVYFDRWAGDPPGMSVVVGRLKQISNRTIRMVSLIHNTIRGAAGGGILTAELLIAKGYIE, encoded by the coding sequence ATGAGAAGGATTCTAAAAGCTGCAATATTAGGGTCCACGGGTTTAGTAGGAATTGAATACGTAAGAATGCTATCACAACATCCTTATATAAAGCCTGCATATTTAGCAGGAAAAGGTTCTGTAGGTAAACCTTATGGAGAAGTTGTAAGGTGGCAAACAATAGGACAGGTTCCAAAAGAAGTTGCAGACATGGAAGTAAAGCCTACAGATCCCAAATTAATGGATGATGTAGATATTGTTTTCTCACCATTACCTCAAGGCGCAGCTGGCCCTATAGAAGAGCAATTTGCAAAGGAAGGTTTTCCAGTAATTAGTAATTCCCCAGATCATAGATTTGATCCAGATGTACCAATGTTAATTCCAGAGTTAAATTCTCATACTATTTCCTTGATAGATGAACAGAGAAAGAAAAGAGATTGGAAAGGTTTCATAGTAACTACTCCATTATGCACAGCTCAAGGCGCTGCAATACCTTTAGCACCAATTTTTATGAATTTTAAAATGACAGGAGCATATATAACCACAATACAGTCATTATCGGGAGCTGGATATCCAGGAATTCCGTCACTTGATGTAGTAGATAATATATTGCCTTTAGGAGATAAATATGATGCAAAGACGATAAAGGAAATTACTAGGATACTTAGTGAAGTAAAAAGAAATGTAAACGATCCACCTTTAGAAGAAGTTGCTCTAGATGCAACTACTCATAGAATAGCAACAGTCCATGGCCATTATGAAGTCTCATACGTTACTTTCAAAGAAGATGTTAACGTAGAGAAAATAAGGGAAACTTTAGAGAATTTTAGAGGTGAACCTCAGGATCTAAAGTTACCTACAGCACCAGAAAAACCAATAATAGTAAGAAATGAAGATACTAGACCGCAAGTATATTTTGATAGATGGGCTGGAGATCCTCCAGGAATGAGCGTAGTTGTTGGGAGATTAAAGCAAATAAGCAATAGAACAATAAGGATGGTATCGCTGATTCATAACACAATTAGAGGAGCAGCTGGAGGAGGAATTTTAACTGCAGAATTACTTATAGCCAAAGGATATATAGAATGA